A window from Ignavibacteriota bacterium encodes these proteins:
- a CDS encoding TonB-dependent receptor, which translates to MSRKIIYVLLLFALIPLQVFAGDGRIKGKVTDLSTGEVLVGANVVVIGTSFGAATDVNGDYVIMNLDAGQYTVKASYLGFQSITITNVRVSLDLTTEVDFQLPAEEISVGTVTIVAQKPLITKDATSSIRNVSGEDISNLPVRGVTNIIGLQAGVVVDGGNIHIRGSRPDEVGYYLEGINIADPEDGGREITISNDAVEELQVETGGFTAEFGGSNAGIIRSQLKSGTNDYHASVEYITDNVGFDSKDNFKNQSKRLGAYWYGYNETSFSLSGPVLENQIKFFYNLNYNFDRSQAKRAYPGFDLGMINDGFGEDTINFFYPAGVRQNQLREVYTHSGSVTMDFNPILIRLTGTYSDGWDDAGGDGVFDILNDRVSTDNWSNGSFSLKVKHVVTPNLFYELTGGLSLSKSERSDPYLGTDYWAYGDSIANANAGNVWIRKARELATWTRQGITAADRRYIEPTDFSVYGYTFDADGAVSANSNKFDQLGLTGRFDLTYLPSKHHNIKIGGEFKQHTLRFWSTSGSQSGFARTLANNLLKLYGSNPTQAQIDAEKAKILYTAGVNNYGYDIYGNEFDGDGEVNGVDGSFYAPHKPVEAGFYIQDKIEFDDIILNLGLRYDYFDMDNMQLVNPELPENGVSETWNSGELNLAGFKDVEAFSGVSPRLSVSFPVTDRTVFHAGFGKYVQQPALSEAYLGYHQLAYQLGQSFFFSDPTGQNLRPIRKTHYEFGFRQQLTDFLAFDITGFYDDVKGQVFFNLQRTDANSAYESYNIKQNGDFATTKGVELQFTMRRYQRLSGSASLSLQDAAGTGTNPNSNSGIVGAPLDGVTIFRPNYVAPLTYDRPLKGNFFLDYRFGVDDGPALLEQLGVSVLASFASGHPFTRGIGSANMETDARFRSPLEPLNSSLTPSTFNVDLKIDKSFRIFDQLFANVYVRVLNLFDNRNVEDVFKRTGAADDDGYLADPALGGKKIEDYGPIFNDIYKALEIDYQGYYSNARQVLLGIRLEY; encoded by the coding sequence ATGAGTCGTAAAATCATTTACGTTTTATTACTCTTTGCCTTAATCCCTCTCCAAGTATTCGCTGGTGACGGAAGAATAAAAGGTAAAGTAACAGATTTATCAACAGGTGAAGTATTGGTTGGCGCAAACGTAGTAGTTATCGGAACTAGTTTTGGTGCCGCAACCGATGTTAATGGGGACTATGTAATAATGAACCTTGATGCTGGTCAATATACCGTTAAAGCCAGCTATCTTGGATTCCAAAGTATTACAATTACAAACGTGAGAGTAAGTTTAGATTTAACAACTGAAGTAGATTTTCAATTACCAGCTGAAGAAATTTCAGTTGGAACAGTAACAATTGTTGCGCAAAAACCACTTATCACAAAAGACGCTACAAGTTCAATCAGAAATGTATCTGGTGAAGATATTTCGAATTTACCAGTTAGGGGAGTTACAAATATTATTGGTTTACAAGCTGGCGTTGTTGTTGATGGAGGTAATATACATATTCGTGGAAGTCGTCCTGATGAAGTTGGTTACTACTTAGAGGGAATTAATATCGCAGATCCTGAGGATGGTGGTAGAGAAATTACAATTTCAAATGATGCAGTTGAAGAACTCCAAGTTGAAACAGGTGGTTTTACTGCAGAATTTGGCGGATCTAATGCAGGTATTATTAGATCACAATTAAAATCTGGTACAAATGATTATCATGCTAGCGTTGAATATATTACAGATAATGTTGGTTTCGATTCTAAAGATAATTTTAAGAATCAATCCAAAAGATTAGGTGCTTATTGGTATGGTTACAATGAAACAAGTTTTTCGTTAAGTGGGCCAGTTTTAGAAAATCAAATTAAATTTTTCTATAACTTAAATTATAATTTTGATAGAAGCCAAGCTAAAAGAGCATATCCAGGTTTTGATTTAGGAATGATAAATGATGGCTTTGGTGAGGATACAATTAATTTCTTCTATCCAGCAGGTGTTCGTCAAAATCAATTAAGAGAAGTTTATACTCACTCTGGTTCTGTTACTATGGATTTTAATCCAATCCTTATTAGACTTACCGGAACATATTCTGATGGTTGGGATGATGCAGGTGGTGATGGAGTTTTTGACATTTTAAATGATAGAGTTTCTACAGATAACTGGTCAAATGGAAGTTTTAGTTTAAAAGTTAAACATGTAGTTACTCCTAATTTATTTTATGAGTTAACAGGTGGATTGTCGCTAAGTAAGAGTGAACGTTCTGATCCTTATTTAGGAACTGACTATTGGGCTTATGGCGATAGTATTGCTAATGCAAATGCAGGAAATGTTTGGATAAGAAAAGCACGTGAATTGGCAACTTGGACAAGACAAGGTATAACAGCAGCAGATAGAAGGTATATTGAGCCTACAGATTTTTCAGTTTATGGATATACATTTGATGCTGATGGAGCAGTTTCCGCAAACAGTAACAAATTTGATCAACTTGGGTTAACTGGAAGATTCGATTTAACCTATTTACCATCAAAACATCATAATATAAAAATCGGTGGTGAATTTAAACAACATACTTTAAGATTTTGGTCAACTTCCGGAAGCCAATCTGGTTTTGCAAGAACACTAGCTAATAATCTCTTAAAACTTTATGGCTCAAATCCAACTCAAGCACAAATAGATGCTGAAAAAGCAAAAATACTATATACCGCAGGAGTTAACAATTATGGTTATGATATCTATGGTAACGAATTTGACGGAGATGGTGAAGTAAACGGTGTTGATGGTAGTTTTTATGCTCCTCACAAACCAGTAGAAGCTGGTTTTTATATTCAAGATAAGATTGAATTTGATGATATTATTCTAAATCTTGGCTTAAGATATGACTATTTTGATATGGATAATATGCAGTTAGTAAATCCAGAATTGCCAGAAAACGGAGTATCCGAAACTTGGAATAGTGGTGAACTCAATTTAGCTGGGTTTAAAGATGTAGAAGCTTTTAGTGGTGTAAGCCCAAGGTTAAGTGTTTCATTCCCAGTTACAGACAGAACAGTTTTCCATGCAGGATTTGGAAAGTATGTTCAACAACCTGCACTAAGTGAAGCATATCTTGGTTATCATCAATTAGCTTATCAGTTAGGTCAAAGCTTTTTCTTCTCTGATCCAACAGGTCAAAACTTAAGACCAATTAGAAAAACGCATTATGAATTTGGTTTTAGACAACAATTAACTGACTTTTTGGCATTTGATATAACTGGTTTTTATGATGATGTTAAAGGGCAAGTATTCTTTAACTTACAAAGAACAGATGCTAACTCCGCGTATGAATCTTACAACATAAAGCAGAATGGAGACTTTGCAACAACCAAAGGTGTTGAATTACAATTTACAATGAGAAGATATCAAAGATTAAGCGGTTCTGCTTCATTATCTTTGCAAGATGCTGCTGGAACTGGTACAAATCCTAATAGCAACTCAGGTATAGTTGGTGCACCTTTAGATGGAGTTACAATCTTTAGACCAAATTATGTTGCTCCTTTAACTTATGATAGACCACTTAAAGGCAACTTTTTCCTAGATTATAGATTTGGTGTTGATGATGGCCCAGCTCTTCTTGAGCAATTAGGTGTTTCGGTTCTTGCTTCATTTGCAAGCGGTCATCCATTTACCAGAGGTATTGGTAGTGCAAATATGGAAACTGATGCAAGATTCAGAAGTCCACTTGAACCTTTAAACTCATCATTAACTCCTTCAACATTTAATGTTGATCTCAAAATAGACAAATCTTTCAGAATATTTGATCAGTTATTTGCAAATGTTTATGTAAGAGTTTTAAATCTATTTGATAATAGAAACGTTGAAGATGTATTTAAAAGAACAGGCGCAGCTGATGATGATGGTTATTTAGCTGATCCGGCATTAGGCGGAAAAAAGATTGAAGATTATGGTCCGATATTTAATGATATTTATAAAGCATTAGAAATTGATTATCAAGGATATTATTCAAATGCAAGACAAGTATTATTAGGAATAAGATTAGAGTATTAA
- the trxA gene encoding thioredoxin, with amino-acid sequence MKPFTFTDDNFEKEAIKSEIPVVVDFWAAWCGPCRMIAPIIEELAVEFDGKIKVGKLDVDVNQQTAIKYGVRSIPTVLILSGGNVKDTIIGAVPKSVFLDKLKNL; translated from the coding sequence ATGAAACCATTTACATTTACTGATGATAATTTTGAGAAAGAAGCAATCAAATCTGAAATTCCTGTTGTAGTTGATTTCTGGGCAGCTTGGTGCGGACCTTGTAGAATGATAGCGCCAATAATTGAAGAACTTGCGGTAGAATTTGATGGTAAAATAAAAGTCGGAAAACTTGACGTTGATGTTAATCAGCAAACCGCAATAAAATACGGAGTAAGAAGCATTCCAACCGTTCTGATCTTATCGGGCGGAAATGTAAAAGATACAATTATAGGAGCAGTTCCCAAATCAGTATTTTTAGATAAACTTAAAAATCTTTAG
- a CDS encoding T9SS type A sorting domain-containing protein codes for MNKNKLNTLLILLIAFFTAMEIGAEGELNSKSNALSKAAGSPSRTRLNINNISTWIYNDGNSDIDPNGNSGFIFPKGSNKAAVFESGLVWGAKVSGELRVGGSTYSQGLVPGAVVNGEREDSDADHVRIYRVRPDWEDGSMISEINDGEGAEADIRAQYEKDWNEWPAEFGAPYEDVDADGSYDPSIDIPGFPGANQTVWFVANDFDRATAQSLYGSDPMGIEMQATFWGYSLGGALGNVMFRKYTLINKSSSVFDSMFVSMWSDIDNGFAGDDLSACDVDRSLMYCYNGDEDDDGIYGPNPPAVGFDFFQGPIVPGEATDQAIFKNKRKAGYKNLPMSVHYFFINGHPVYNDPDLGEYVTGTLQFHNLFRGLITTSGEPFIDPTTGEATKFTLAGDPITGTGWVDGVLEAPDDRRQGMVAGPFTMAPGDTQEVVVAELAAGATPGVNRLQAIQLLRIYDDIAQSIYDNFFELPSPPPSPIVTVTGYENEVIVNWGEDQTRVDDIELNYEAIGIANRGKFNFQGYNLYQLPSRSATKAEAVRIGTFDIVDEVKVILDQEVDPESGVTLMLPQQFGDDNGVQHSFQVTKDYITGEQLENGTTYYFAVTAYAYNPDPLHVPNTLETPLNIMEVIPQNPDPGYTLPDFEYGDGLEVTQTTGTANAVVTAKVVDPMKLTGHDYEVYFDQQHYYLDKDGKWKKTNFADSVGASLGKPGDQGPSTITAAPSIYAPNNTLDLHFTVNILAPDFNYADAVQLKFPDGIKVNSANTIESNHEAVGVVNGQVVTWGSPDTTGDGAFVGGEDLVVNIDFVDPTFSVDYVIFDDGWSTLYALDSGDSTYLNLGNGIVDGLGTVTLTGETGYQFKTEKHWNVKDLTTGQPVIEDQRVLAGVNVYTNVDEGANAAPLVDGIQVAVDGSYVTPINFFSVGFTAPVDANGKYTGESSLTTAFGATATRIAISNYTVFGGTISSWAYDNFNGIGTTDLDILQQDYELRFTGIWDSTEVNGQKIHFVKEGGQMATCFTMVAAADLANHPLNPNPGTAAPFLIRIPFEVWNVADPANPYQVNLTYRDRLRNGTQNPFYAWNMSDRMYAIIVNSPYNPDQVIPGAAPDPTNALATWVLVFTGTNYHLGDAIKITYANPLQLGKDTFRFKAPATTYSAENAKNDVKNVNVFPNPYYGVNPNEINKYQRYVTFNHLPPKAKIRIFNLGGQLVRTLDKDDASQFLRWDLSNESSLPVASGLYLAYIDMPELGKTKILKVAIIQETQILDRF; via the coding sequence ATGAATAAAAATAAATTAAATACTCTTCTCATATTGCTAATTGCTTTTTTTACAGCAATGGAAATTGGAGCAGAAGGAGAGTTAAATTCAAAAAGTAATGCTCTGAGTAAAGCAGCTGGGTCACCATCTAGAACTCGTTTGAATATTAATAATATTTCAACTTGGATTTATAATGATGGAAACTCAGACATTGATCCAAACGGCAATTCAGGTTTTATTTTTCCAAAGGGAAGCAATAAAGCTGCAGTATTTGAATCTGGACTAGTTTGGGGTGCAAAAGTATCTGGAGAATTACGAGTTGGTGGTTCTACATATTCCCAAGGTTTAGTTCCTGGTGCAGTTGTTAATGGAGAAAGAGAAGATTCCGATGCAGATCATGTTAGAATTTACAGAGTTAGACCAGACTGGGAAGATGGTAGTATGATTAGTGAAATTAATGATGGCGAAGGTGCTGAAGCTGATATTAGAGCACAATATGAGAAAGATTGGAATGAATGGCCAGCAGAATTTGGGGCACCATATGAGGATGTTGATGCTGATGGTTCATATGATCCATCGATTGATATTCCTGGATTTCCTGGTGCTAACCAAACTGTGTGGTTTGTTGCTAATGATTTTGACAGAGCAACAGCACAAAGCTTATATGGTTCGGATCCTATGGGTATTGAAATGCAGGCTACATTCTGGGGATATTCTTTGGGTGGTGCTTTAGGAAATGTTATGTTTAGAAAATATACTCTTATTAATAAAAGTTCTAGTGTGTTTGATTCAATGTTCGTATCAATGTGGTCGGATATTGATAATGGATTTGCAGGCGACGATCTTTCTGCATGCGATGTTGACCGTTCCTTAATGTACTGCTATAATGGTGATGAAGATGATGATGGAATCTATGGCCCAAATCCACCAGCTGTTGGATTTGACTTTTTCCAAGGTCCTATTGTCCCAGGTGAAGCAACAGATCAAGCAATCTTTAAAAACAAGAGAAAAGCCGGATATAAAAATTTACCAATGAGTGTTCATTATTTCTTTATTAATGGTCATCCGGTATATAATGATCCGGATCTTGGTGAATATGTTACAGGTACATTACAATTCCATAATCTTTTTAGAGGTTTGATTACAACTTCAGGAGAACCTTTTATTGATCCAACAACCGGAGAAGCAACAAAATTCACTTTAGCTGGTGATCCAATAACCGGAACCGGTTGGGTAGATGGTGTTCTTGAAGCACCGGATGATAGAAGACAAGGTATGGTTGCAGGACCTTTTACTATGGCTCCCGGCGATACTCAAGAAGTAGTAGTTGCAGAATTAGCAGCAGGTGCAACTCCTGGTGTTAATAGATTGCAAGCTATTCAATTGTTGAGAATTTATGATGACATTGCACAATCAATTTATGATAATTTCTTTGAATTACCATCACCTCCACCAAGTCCTATTGTTACTGTTACCGGTTATGAAAATGAGGTAATTGTTAATTGGGGAGAAGATCAAACAAGGGTTGATGATATTGAATTAAATTACGAAGCAATTGGTATAGCAAATAGAGGAAAATTTAATTTCCAAGGTTATAATCTTTACCAACTACCAAGCAGATCTGCAACAAAGGCTGAAGCTGTAAGGATTGGTACATTTGATATAGTAGATGAAGTTAAAGTAATTCTTGATCAAGAAGTTGATCCTGAATCCGGTGTTACTTTAATGCTTCCTCAACAATTTGGTGATGATAATGGTGTACAGCATTCTTTCCAAGTTACCAAAGATTATATTACTGGTGAACAACTTGAAAATGGTACTACTTACTATTTTGCTGTTACAGCTTACGCTTATAATCCCGATCCATTGCATGTACCTAACACACTTGAAACACCATTAAATATTATGGAAGTTATTCCTCAAAATCCTGATCCAGGTTACACTTTGCCAGATTTTGAATATGGTGATGGATTAGAAGTTACACAAACTACTGGAACAGCAAATGCAGTTGTAACTGCAAAAGTTGTTGATCCAATGAAATTAACTGGTCACGATTATGAAGTTTATTTTGATCAACAACATTATTATTTAGATAAAGATGGAAAATGGAAAAAAACTAACTTCGCAGATTCAGTTGGTGCAAGTTTAGGTAAACCAGGTGATCAAGGTCCATCAACTATTACTGCAGCACCTTCTATTTATGCACCAAATAACACTTTAGATCTTCATTTTACTGTTAATATTTTGGCTCCGGATTTTAATTATGCAGACGCAGTGCAATTAAAATTCCCAGATGGAATAAAAGTAAATAGTGCTAATACCATTGAAAGTAACCATGAAGCTGTTGGTGTTGTTAATGGACAAGTTGTAACTTGGGGTTCTCCAGACACAACTGGTGATGGTGCTTTTGTTGGTGGTGAAGATTTAGTTGTAAATATTGATTTTGTTGATCCTACATTTAGTGTTGATTATGTAATTTTTGATGATGGCTGGTCAACATTATATGCTTTAGACTCAGGTGATTCAACCTACTTAAATTTAGGAAATGGTATTGTTGATGGTCTTGGAACCGTTACTTTAACCGGCGAAACTGGATATCAGTTCAAAACAGAAAAACATTGGAATGTTAAAGACTTAACAACTGGTCAACCTGTAATTGAAGACCAAAGAGTGTTAGCTGGCGTTAACGTTTATACCAACGTTGATGAAGGCGCAAATGCTGCCCCTCTAGTTGATGGAATTCAAGTTGCTGTAGACGGAAGTTACGTAACACCAATAAACTTTTTTAGTGTTGGCTTTACTGCACCAGTTGATGCCAATGGTAAATATACAGGAGAATCATCGCTAACAACAGCATTTGGTGCTACTGCTACAAGAATAGCAATTTCTAATTATACTGTTTTCGGAGGAACTATTTCGAGTTGGGCATATGATAACTTTAATGGAATAGGTACAACTGATTTAGACATTTTGCAGCAAGATTATGAATTAAGATTTACTGGTATTTGGGATAGCACCGAAGTAAATGGCCAAAAAATCCATTTTGTTAAAGAAGGCGGACAAATGGCTACATGTTTTACAATGGTTGCAGCAGCAGATTTAGCAAATCATCCATTAAATCCAAATCCCGGAACAGCAGCTCCATTTTTAATTAGAATTCCTTTTGAAGTATGGAATGTTGCAGATCCAGCAAATCCTTATCAAGTAAATTTGACATATAGAGACAGACTAAGAAACGGAACACAAAATCCTTTCTATGCTTGGAATATGTCAGATAGAATGTATGCAATAATTGTAAACTCTCCATATAACCCTGATCAAGTTATTCCGGGTGCAGCACCAGATCCAACAAATGCATTAGCAACTTGGGTTTTGGTATTTACTGGAACAAATTATCATCTTGGAGATGCAATAAAAATAACTTATGCAAATCCTTTACAATTAGGAAAAGATACATTCAGATTTAAAGCTCCTGCTACAACATATTCAGCTGAAAATGCAAAGAATGATGTAAAAAATGTTAATGTTTTTCCAAATCCGTATTATGGTGTAAATCCAAATGAAATAAACAAATATCAAAGATATGTTACATTTAACCACCTTCCACCAAAAGCTAAAATTAGAATATTTAACTTAGGTGGTCAATTGGTAAGAACATTAGATAAAGACGATGCTTCTCAATTTTTAAGATGGGATCTTAGCAATGAAAGCAGTTTACCAGTTGCAAGCGGTTTGTATTTAGCATACATTGACATGCCGGAACTTGGTAAAACAAAAATATTAAAAGTAGCAATAATCCAGGAAACACAAATTCTTGACAGATTTTAG
- a CDS encoding acyl-CoA dehydrogenase family protein, with translation MFEFGFTEDQQMLREMVKDFTNKEIKPIASKIDEDAKIPESLLKKLGELGILGISFPEEYGGGGFGEVGYCIAQEEIARGCMSTATTIGAHQSIGANVIYLGGNENQKKKYLTPLANGEKIAAFCLTEAQAGSDSFNLKTKAEKVDGNWTLNGEKLWITNGGIADIVSVFARTPKGISAFIVETSSPGFHAGPPEKKMGIKGSTTNAITFDNVKIPEENLVGSDGRGFLLAMKTLDAGRLGLGAACLGAAKELLEMSAHYAQEREQFDEPISHFQAIQFYLAEMATMIYNMESIVYRTAVDYDNGKNISKQSAMVKLYCSESLDKIADRAVQIHGGMGYSRELPIERFYRDSRINRIFEGTNEIQKTIIARDVLKKKGIM, from the coding sequence ATGTTCGAATTCGGTTTTACTGAAGACCAACAAATGCTTCGTGAAATGGTAAAAGATTTTACGAATAAAGAAATAAAACCCATCGCATCTAAAATTGATGAAGATGCAAAAATTCCAGAATCTTTACTTAAAAAACTTGGAGAGTTAGGAATTTTAGGAATTTCATTTCCGGAAGAATATGGAGGTGGCGGTTTTGGTGAAGTTGGTTATTGTATTGCTCAAGAAGAAATTGCGCGAGGTTGTATGTCAACTGCAACAACAATTGGAGCTCATCAATCAATCGGTGCAAATGTAATTTATCTTGGCGGGAATGAAAATCAAAAGAAAAAATATCTTACACCATTAGCAAACGGAGAAAAGATTGCTGCATTTTGTTTAACTGAAGCTCAAGCCGGTTCAGATTCATTTAATCTAAAAACTAAAGCTGAAAAAGTTGACGGTAATTGGACTTTAAATGGTGAAAAATTATGGATAACTAATGGCGGGATTGCTGATATAGTTTCTGTTTTTGCGAGAACACCTAAAGGAATTAGCGCTTTTATTGTTGAAACAAGTTCTCCCGGATTTCATGCGGGACCTCCTGAAAAGAAAATGGGAATTAAAGGAAGTACAACAAATGCAATAACTTTTGATAATGTTAAAATTCCGGAAGAAAATTTAGTTGGCTCTGATGGGAGAGGTTTTTTACTTGCTATGAAAACTTTAGACGCTGGAAGATTAGGATTAGGTGCAGCATGTTTAGGAGCAGCAAAAGAACTTTTAGAAATGTCAGCTCATTATGCACAAGAAAGAGAACAGTTTGATGAACCAATTAGCCACTTTCAAGCAATTCAATTCTATCTAGCAGAAATGGCAACAATGATTTATAACATGGAATCAATTGTATATAGAACTGCTGTTGATTATGATAATGGGAAAAATATTTCAAAACAATCTGCAATGGTGAAATTATATTGTTCAGAATCTCTGGATAAAATTGCAGATAGAGCTGTTCAAATTCATGGAGGTATGGGTTACTCAAGAGAATTGCCAATTGAGAGATTTTATAGAGATTCAAGAATTAATAGAATCTTTGAAGGAACAAATGAAATTCAAAAAACAATTATTGCAAGAGATGTTTTAAAGAAAAAAGGAATAATGTAA